Proteins from a genomic interval of Gavia stellata isolate bGavSte3 chromosome 13, bGavSte3.hap2, whole genome shotgun sequence:
- the LOC132318000 gene encoding zona pellucida sperm-binding protein 3-like has translation MGPESGLVLALLCWAAGEVAAYPPWDFSWGDPASRGARTDPYAGSWVEDPQSRAISSQQPVTVQCQEAQLVVTVHRDLFGTGRLVNAADLTLGPAACKHSSLNPAHNTVTFAAGLHECGSIVQITPDSLIYRTLLNYDPSPASNPVIIRSNPAVIPIECHYPRRENVSSNAIRPTWAPFSSTLSAEERLVFSLRLMNEDWSAERPFTGFQLGDVLNIQAEVGTESHVPLRLFVDSCVAALSPGTDSSPHYAIIDFNGCLVDGRLDDTSSAFITPRPREDVLRFRIDVFRFAGDARNLIYITCHLKVTPADQAPDPLNKACSFNKARNTWAPVEGTRDICSCCETGNCESPALSRRLNPLERWPGRRFRRHDANSKAEADVVIGPVLLSRDPGAVGERQEGGQGGVTMVPGVGMGLICVAAGVGLAGVVLAVGVGRRRCARASA, from the exons ATGGGACCCGAAAGCGGCTTGGTCCTCGCTCTTCTCTGCTGGGCGGCGGGCGAGGTGGCTGCCTACCCACCCTGGGATTTCTCCTGGGGTGACCCGGCGAGCCGGGGAGCGCGGACAGACCCCTACGCCGGGTCCTGGGTGGAGGACCCCCAATCTCGAGCCATCTCCAGCCAGCAGCCGGTGACAGTGCAGTGCCAGGAGGCTCAGCTGGTGGTGACGGTGCACAGGGACCTCTTCGGCACCGGCCGCCTGGTCAACGCAGCCGACCTGACGCTGGGACCAGCGGCGTGCAAGCATTCCTCGCTGAACCCTGCCCACAACACCGTCACCTTCGCCGCCGGCCTCCACGAGTGCGGCAGCATCGTGCAG ATCACACCGGACTCCCTCATCTACCGCACGCTCCTCAACTACGACCCCAGCCCCGCCAGCAACCCCGTCATCATCCGCAGCAACCCAGCCGTCATCCCCATCGAGTGCCACTACCCCAG GAGGGAGAACGTGAGCAGCAACGCCATCCGGCCCACCTGGGCTCCCTTCAGCTCCACGCTGTCGGCGGAGGAGAGGCTGGTGTTCTCCCTGCGCCTCATGAACG AGGACTGGAGCGCCGAGAGACCCTTCACCGGTTTCCAACTGGGCGACGTCCTCAACATCCAAGCGGAGGTGGGCACCGAGAGCCACGTGCCGCTGCGGTTGTTCGTGGACAGCTGCGTGGCCGCCCTGAGCCCCGGCACCGACTCCTCACCCCATTACGCCATCATCGACTTCAACGG GTGCCTGGTTGATGGGAGGTTGGACGacaccagctctgctttcatcaccccccggccccgggaagACGTGCTGCGCTTCAGGATCGACGTGTTCAGGTTCGCGGGGGACGCCAGGAACCTG ATCTACATCACCTGCCACCTGAAGGTGACCCCAGCGGACCAAGCCCCGGACCCCCTGAACAAGGCTTGCTCCTTCAACAAAGCCAGAAACAC CTGGGCGCCGGTGGAAGGCACCCGGGACATCTGCAGCTGCTGCGAGACGGGCAACTGCGAGTCCCCTGCGCTCTCCCGGAGGCTCAACCCCCTGGAGCGATGGCCCGGCCGCCGCTTCCGCCGCCACGATGCCAACAGTAAG GCTGAAGCCGACGTGGTCATTGGCCCTGTGCTTCTCTCGAGGGACCCGGGCGCTGTGGGAGAGCGGCAGGAGGGAGGTCAGG GTGGGGTGACGATGGTGCCCGGCGTGGGGATGGGGCTGATCTGCGTGGCGGCCGGCGTGGGACTGGCCGGGGTGGTGCTGGCCGTCGGCGTGGGGCGCAGGAGGTGCGCCCGTGCCTCGGCGTGA
- the LOC104256792 gene encoding zona pellucida sperm-binding protein 3 has translation MRPGSSLGFALFCWVFGEVVARNPWGFLRGEAELWRYGGDLSSGQPRAFSQPSPWAWVDVSQLQAAAPLHPVAVRCQEAQVVVTVHRDLFGTGRLVRAAELTLGSAACPPVVWSAAETTVTFVAGLHECGSTLRVTPDALVYIMSLNYKPAPAGNPVVMRTSPAVVPIECHYPRRDNVSSNGVKPTWAPFRSTLSSEEKLPFSLRLMNDDWSGERSSTIFQLGEVLHFQAGVNTENHAPLRLFVDNCVATPTPDRSSSPQYAFIDFSGCLVDGQLDDATSTFISPRPRQDVLQFAVDAFKFAGDSGNLIYITCHLKVSLADQAPDPLNKACSFNKASNLWNPVEGTRDVCSCCEMRSCGLAEHSRWLHPPSPWQGGRVRRELPSQLDPLVKEADVVVGPLFIHSWQDHPVRRMPSQDASHLWMVLGLAAVAGVVILILAVLGALTVCRKPSNPV, from the exons ATGAGGCCTGGAAGCAGCCTGGGGTTTGCTCTTTTCTGCTGGGTTTTTGGGGAGGTGGTTGCTCGCAACCCCTGGGGCTTCCTTAGAGGGGAGGCAGAGCTATGGAGGTACGGAGGGGATCTTTCCTCGGGGCAGCCCCGTGccttctcccagccctccccttGGGCATGGGTGGATGtctcccagctgcaggctgctgccccgCTGCACCCCGTGGCCGTGCGGTGCCAGGAGGCGCAGGTGGTGGTCACGGTGCACAGGGACCTCTTTGGCACGGGACGCCTGgtcagggctgcagagctgaccCTGGGCTCGGCCGCCTGCCCGCCGGTGGTCTGGAGCGCTGCTGAGACCACGGTGACCTTCGTGGCTGGACTGCATGAGTGTGGCAGCACCCTCAGG GTGACCCCTGATGCTCTAGTCTACATCATGAGTTTAAATTACAagccagctcctgctggcaACCCTGTTGTCATGCGCACCAGCCCCGCCGTGGTTCCTATTGAGTGCCACTACCCGAG GAGGGACAACGTGAGCAGCAATGGTGTCAAGCCCACGTGGGCGCCTTTCCGCTCCACCCTGTCCTCCGAGGAGAAGCTACCCTTCTCCCTGCGCCTCATGAATG ATGACTGGAGTGGCGAGAGATCCTCCACCATATTTCAACTGGGAGAGGTCCTCCACTTCCAAGCTGGTGTCAACACAGAGAACCACGCACCTCTGAGGCTCTTTGTGGACAATTGTGTGGCCACCCCAACCCCAGACAGGAGCTCTTCTCCCCAGTATGCTTTCATTGACTTTAGCGG GTGCCTGGTGGATGGGCAACTGGACGATGCCACCTCGACTTTTATATCCCCAAGACCCAGGCAAGATGTGCTTCAGTTTGCAGTAGATGCATTCAAGTTTGCAGGAGACTCCGGCAATCTG ATCTACATCACCTGCCACCTGAAGGTCTCGCTGGCTGACCAAGCTCCTGACCCTCTGAACAAGGCTTGCTCCTTCAACAAAGCCAGCAACCT CTGGAATCCTGTGGAAGGCACCCGGGATGTCTGCTCCTGCTGTGAGATGAGGAGCTGTGGCTTGGCCGAGCACTCCAGGTGGCTccatcctccctccccatgGCAAGGAGGACGTGTCCGGAGAGAACTGCCCTCCCAGCTTG ATCCCTTGGTGAAAGAAGCAGATGTTGTTGTTGGACCTCTCTTCATCCACAGCTGGCAGGATCACCCAGTGAGGAGGATGCCTTCACAAG ATGCAAGTCACTTGTGGATGGTATTGGGGCTGGCCGCAGTTGCTGGTGTGGTCATCCTGATCCTTGCTGTTCTAGGAGCTCTGACTGTCTGCCGAAAGCCCAGCAACCCCGTTTAA
- the LOXL1 gene encoding lysyl oxidase homolog 1 translates to MAGRGAWGLWAALGCGLWLLAGGQEQAGGGQPWRQLIQWENNGRVYSLLNTGAEYVPAGQERPGGNRLLLAGAVSGGPGSVRRQAPAVPPRPGSETVRGQTRHPFGFGQVPENWREGPVGDSTASQRVRPAGRSRQPSSSSSSSSFAYASVGQPPYPQFPFAPQYEPYEAPRAYDEAYTYYRSTGGAAVASAAAGASVVYPFQPRARYEDYGEEQSPYRSQGYYPAAERPYVPAAPQPVDGLDRRYSHSLYHDAGGSPEQGGPDSYANQQAAGHGGASSDNLQAPAGTGYGGQYPPYEPQPPFRALEPYGVPRPESYLPARSPDMPQAVPDSQARVSVGSVYRPSHGGRGLPDLVPDPNYVQASTYVQRAHLYSLRCAAEEKCLASTAYTAEATDYDVRVLLRFPQRVKNQGTADFLPSRPRHSWEWHSCHQHYHSMDEFSHYDLLDATTGRKVAEGHKASFCLEDTTCDFGNLKRYACTAHTQGLSPGCYDTYNADIDCQWIDITDVQPGNYVLKVQVNPKYIVLESDFTNNVVRCNIHYTGRYVATTNCKISQ, encoded by the exons ATGGCGGGGCGGGGAGCTTGGGGGCTGTGGGCAGCGCTGGGCTGCGGGTTGTGGCTGCTGGCGGGCGGGCAGGAgcaggcgggcggcgggcagccctGGAGGCAGCTGATCCAGTGGGAGAACAACGGCCGCGTTTACAGCTTGCTGAACACCGGCGCCGAATACGTCCCGGCGGGACAAGAGAGACCCGGTGGGAACCGGTTGTTGTTGGCGGGAGCCGTCAGCGGAGGGCCGGGCAGCGTCCGGAGGCAGGCACCGGCCGTcccgccgcgcccgggctcCGAGACGGTGCGGGGGCAAACGCGACACCCCTTCGGTTTCGGGCAGGTGCCCGAAAATTGGCGGGAGGGGCCTGTGGGAGACAGTACCGCTTCGCAACGGGTCCGGCCCGCCGGCCGCTCCCgccagccttcctcctcctcctcctcctcctccttcgcCTACGCCTCCGTCGGGCAACCGCCGTACCCCCAATTCCCCTTCGCCCCCCAATACGAGCCCTACGAGGCCCCCCGGGCCTACGACGAGGCGTACACCTATTACCGCTCCACCGGCGGGGCGGCCGTGGCTTCGGCGGCGGCGGGTGCCAGCGTGGTGTACCCCTTCCAACCCCGGGCACGCTACGAGGACTACggggaggagcagagcccctATAGATCCCAGGGGTACTACCCGGCGGCCGAACGCCCCTACGTGCCCGCCGCCCCCCAACCGGTTGACGGGCTGGACCGCCGGTACTCCCACAGCTTGTATCACGACGCGGGGGGCTCACCGGAGCAGGGCGGCCCGGACTCGTACGCCAACCAACAAGCCGCCGGCCACGGCGGTGCGTCGAGCGATAACCTGCAAGCTCCCGCCGGGACGGGGTACGGGGGACAGTACCCGCCCTACGAGCCGCAGCCGCCTTTTCGGGCGCTGGAGCCTTACGGGGTTCCTCGCCCCGAGTCCTACCTGCCGGCCAGGAGCCCCGACATGCCGCAAGCCGTCCCCGATAGCCAAGCCCGGGTCAGCGTGGGCAGCGTCTACAGGCCCAGCCACGGCGGACGGG gTCTCCCCGACTTGGTGCCGGACCCCAACTATGTGCAAGCATCCACCTACGTGCAGCGAGCTCACCTGTACTCGCTGCGCTGCGCCGCCGAGGAGAAGTGCCTGGCCAG CACCGCCTACACCGCCGAAGCCACCGACTACGACGTGCGGGTGCTCCTGCGGTTTCCCCAGCGGGTGAAGAACCAGGGCACGGCCGACTTTCTGCCCAGCCGGCCCCGGCACAGCTGGGAGTGGCACAGCTGCCACCA GCACTACCACAGCATGGACGAGTTCAGCCACTACGACCTGCTGGATGCCACCACGGGGAGGAAGGTGGCCGAGGGCCACAAagccagcttctgcctggaGGACACCACCTGCGATTTTGGCAACCTGAAGCGTTACGCCTGCACGGCCCACACCcag GGCTTGAGCCCGGGCTGCTACGACACCTACAACGCCGACATCGACTGCCAGTGGATCGATATCACGGACGTGCAGCCAGGGAATTACGTCTTAAAG GTTCAAGTGAACCCCAAATACATCGTCCTGGAGTCAGACTTCACCAACAACGTGGTGAGATGCAACATCCATTACACCGGGCGCTACGTCGCCACGACAAACTGCAAGATTTCCCAGTAA